The following coding sequences are from one Dermacentor andersoni chromosome 5, qqDerAnde1_hic_scaffold, whole genome shotgun sequence window:
- the Cbs gene encoding cystathionine beta-synthase isoform X1 yields MAPVQPKGECSPQISWTKYCTHETENIVFPDKDSVCAWQLGKSVAESPHQHITRTPKPKVYPDILHHVGETPMVRINRINKEYGLECELLAKCEFFNPGGSIKDRIGLRMVEEAERDGILKPGSVIIEPTSGNTGIGLAMAAAIRGYRCIIVLPEKMSREKVDVLRALGAEIVRTPTSARYDSPESHISVAFSLCREIPGAVILDQYRNPGNPLAHYDTTAEEILDQCGGHVDMVVMGAGTGGTATGVARKLKERLPNVQIVAVDPHGSELAVDAEPNDPSVTMYEVEGIGYDFVPTVLDRSLIDKWYKCNDKDSFLMARKLIRHEGLLCGGSSGSAMSVAVVAAKSLKAGQKCVVILPDGVRNYMTKFLSDGWMAERGFISLYSEMSTKHWWWNQTVRSLRLRIPLTVTPGVSCQDAVELMSAEGIDQVPVVEESGAVLGMVSLGNLMSKILARRIDATTPVAKAAYDQFRKVTLDTTLGVLSTMLEHGHFALVVAEQVQESQRTSDSAWLPSQRRFTPPWLPRPMATGASTTKEVVIGIVTNIDLLRFITKGSKPKSDNSINGDKRMTE; encoded by the exons GCGAGTGCTCGCCACAAATTTCGTGGACCAAATACTGCACTCATGAAACCGAGAACATCGTGTTTCCGGACAAGGACAGCGTCTGCGCCTGGCAGCTGGGAAAGTCAGTCGCAGAATCTCCACACCAACATATCACCAG aacaCCAAAGCCCAAGGTCTACCCAGATATCCTCCATCATGTGGGAGAAACACCAATGGTTCGAATCAACAGAATTAATAAGGAGTATGGCTTGGAATGCGAACTGT TGGCTAAATGCGAGTTCTTCAACCCTGGGGGTAGCATCAAGGATCGCATCGGGCTGCGAATGGTGGAGGAGGCCGAGCGTGATGGTATTCTCAAACCTGGCTCAGTCATCATCGAGCCCACCTCGGGGAACACAG GCATCGGTCTGGCGATGGCAGCGGCCATTCGGGGATACCGCTGCATCATCGTGCTGCCGGAGAAGATGAGCCGAGAGAAGGTGGACGTGCTGCGTGCGCTGGGCGCAGAGATTGTGCGCACGCCCACCAGTGCGCGCTACGATTCGCCCGAGTCGCACATCTCGGTCGCCTTCAGCCTCTGCCGCGAAATCCCGGGCGCCGTCATCCTCGATCAG TACCGGAACCCCGGCAACCCCTTGGCGCACTACGACACGACGGCCGAGGAGATCCTGGACCAGTGCGGCGGCCACGTGGACATGGTGGTCATGGGTGCAGGAACCGGCGGCACGGCCACCGGCGTTGCAAGAAAGCTCAAGGAGCGCCTCCCCAACGTTCAG ATTGTGGCCGTTGATCCGCATGGCTCGGAGTTGGCCGTCGATGCTGAGCCCAACGATCCTTCTGTGACGATGTACGAGGTCGAAGGCATCGGCTATGACTTCGTGCCGACAGTCCTCGACAGAAGC CTAATTGACAAGTGGTACAAGTGCAACGACAAGGATTCCTTCCTCATGGCCCGAAAGCTGATCCGACATGAGGGTCTCCTTTGCG GTGGCAGCAGCGGGTCGGCGATGAGCGTGGCCGTGGTGGCGGCCAAGTCCCTGAAGGCTGGCCAGAAGTGCGTAGTAATCCTGCCCGACGGAGTGCGCAACTACATGACCAAGTTCCTCTCGGATGGCTGGATGGCTGAGCGCGGCTTCATCTCGCTCTATTCTGAAATGAGCACGAAGCATTG GTGGTGGAACCAGACGGTGCGTTCTCTGCGGCTGCGCATACCGCTGACAGTGACGCCCGGCGTGAGCTGCCAGGATGCCGTGGAACTCATGAGCGCCGAAGGCATTGACCAGGTCCCCGTCGTCGAGGAAAGCGG agctgTGCTCGGAATGGTCTCACTAGGAAACTTAATGTCTAAGATACTGGCACGGCGTATCGACGCCACGACCCCTGTAGCAAAGGCTGCCTATGACCAGTTCAGAAAG GTAACCCTGGACACGACGCTGGGCGTGCTGTCCACGATGCTCGAACACGGCCACTTCGCCCTGGTCGTCGCGGAGCAAGTGCAAG AAAGCCAGAGAACCAGTGATTCTGCATGGTTGCCGTCTCAGCGCCGTTTTACTCCTCCGTGGTTGCCACGGCCAA TGGCTACAGGTGCGTCAACTACGAAGGAGGTTGTCATTGGCATTGTTACCAACATAGATCTTCTGCGGTTCATCACCAAAGGATCCAAGCCGAAGTCTGACAACAGCATCAACGGTGACAAGAGGATGACGGAGTAA
- the Cbs gene encoding cystathionine beta-synthase isoform X3, with protein MAPVQPKGECSPQISWTKYCTHETENIVFPDKDSVCAWQLGKSVAESPHQHITRTPKPKVYPDILHHVGETPMVRINRINKEYGLECELLAKCEFFNPGGSIKDRIGLRMVEEAERDGILKPGSVIIEPTSGNTGIGLAMAAAIRGYRCIIVLPEKMSREKVDVLRALGAEIVRTPTSARYDSPESHISVAFSLCREIPGAVILDQYRNPGNPLAHYDTTAEEILDQCGGHVDMVVMGAGTGGTATGVARKLKERLPNVQIVAVDPHGSELAVDAEPNDPSVTMYEVEGIGYDFVPTVLDRSLIDKWYKCNDKDSFLMARKLIRHEGLLCGGSSGSAMSVAVVAAKSLKAGQKCVVILPDGVRNYMTKFLSDGWMAERGFISLYSEMSTKHWWWNQTVRSLRLRIPLTVTPGVSCQDAVELMSAEGIDQVPVVEESGAVLGMVSLGNLMSKILARRIDATTPVAKAAYDQFRKVTLDTTLGVLSTMLEHGHFALVVAEQVQVATGASTTKEVVIGIVTNIDLLRFITKGSKPKSDNSINGDKRMTE; from the exons GCGAGTGCTCGCCACAAATTTCGTGGACCAAATACTGCACTCATGAAACCGAGAACATCGTGTTTCCGGACAAGGACAGCGTCTGCGCCTGGCAGCTGGGAAAGTCAGTCGCAGAATCTCCACACCAACATATCACCAG aacaCCAAAGCCCAAGGTCTACCCAGATATCCTCCATCATGTGGGAGAAACACCAATGGTTCGAATCAACAGAATTAATAAGGAGTATGGCTTGGAATGCGAACTGT TGGCTAAATGCGAGTTCTTCAACCCTGGGGGTAGCATCAAGGATCGCATCGGGCTGCGAATGGTGGAGGAGGCCGAGCGTGATGGTATTCTCAAACCTGGCTCAGTCATCATCGAGCCCACCTCGGGGAACACAG GCATCGGTCTGGCGATGGCAGCGGCCATTCGGGGATACCGCTGCATCATCGTGCTGCCGGAGAAGATGAGCCGAGAGAAGGTGGACGTGCTGCGTGCGCTGGGCGCAGAGATTGTGCGCACGCCCACCAGTGCGCGCTACGATTCGCCCGAGTCGCACATCTCGGTCGCCTTCAGCCTCTGCCGCGAAATCCCGGGCGCCGTCATCCTCGATCAG TACCGGAACCCCGGCAACCCCTTGGCGCACTACGACACGACGGCCGAGGAGATCCTGGACCAGTGCGGCGGCCACGTGGACATGGTGGTCATGGGTGCAGGAACCGGCGGCACGGCCACCGGCGTTGCAAGAAAGCTCAAGGAGCGCCTCCCCAACGTTCAG ATTGTGGCCGTTGATCCGCATGGCTCGGAGTTGGCCGTCGATGCTGAGCCCAACGATCCTTCTGTGACGATGTACGAGGTCGAAGGCATCGGCTATGACTTCGTGCCGACAGTCCTCGACAGAAGC CTAATTGACAAGTGGTACAAGTGCAACGACAAGGATTCCTTCCTCATGGCCCGAAAGCTGATCCGACATGAGGGTCTCCTTTGCG GTGGCAGCAGCGGGTCGGCGATGAGCGTGGCCGTGGTGGCGGCCAAGTCCCTGAAGGCTGGCCAGAAGTGCGTAGTAATCCTGCCCGACGGAGTGCGCAACTACATGACCAAGTTCCTCTCGGATGGCTGGATGGCTGAGCGCGGCTTCATCTCGCTCTATTCTGAAATGAGCACGAAGCATTG GTGGTGGAACCAGACGGTGCGTTCTCTGCGGCTGCGCATACCGCTGACAGTGACGCCCGGCGTGAGCTGCCAGGATGCCGTGGAACTCATGAGCGCCGAAGGCATTGACCAGGTCCCCGTCGTCGAGGAAAGCGG agctgTGCTCGGAATGGTCTCACTAGGAAACTTAATGTCTAAGATACTGGCACGGCGTATCGACGCCACGACCCCTGTAGCAAAGGCTGCCTATGACCAGTTCAGAAAG GTAACCCTGGACACGACGCTGGGCGTGCTGTCCACGATGCTCGAACACGGCCACTTCGCCCTGGTCGTCGCGGAGCAAGTGCAAG TGGCTACAGGTGCGTCAACTACGAAGGAGGTTGTCATTGGCATTGTTACCAACATAGATCTTCTGCGGTTCATCACCAAAGGATCCAAGCCGAAGTCTGACAACAGCATCAACGGTGACAAGAGGATGACGGAGTAA
- the Cbs gene encoding cystathionine beta-synthase isoform X4, which produces MRTVIKDRIGLRMVEEAERDGILKPGSVIIEPTSGNTGIGLAMAAAIRGYRCIIVLPEKMSREKVDVLRALGAEIVRTPTSARYDSPESHISVAFSLCREIPGAVILDQYRNPGNPLAHYDTTAEEILDQCGGHVDMVVMGAGTGGTATGVARKLKERLPNVQIVAVDPHGSELAVDAEPNDPSVTMYEVEGIGYDFVPTVLDRSLIDKWYKCNDKDSFLMARKLIRHEGLLCGGSSGSAMSVAVVAAKSLKAGQKCVVILPDGVRNYMTKFLSDGWMAERGFISLYSEMSTKHWWWNQTVRSLRLRIPLTVTPGVSCQDAVELMSAEGIDQVPVVEESGAVLGMVSLGNLMSKILARRIDATTPVAKAAYDQFRKVTLDTTLGVLSTMLEHGHFALVVAEQVQESQRTSDSAWLPSQRRFTPPWLPRPMATGASTTKEVVIGIVTNIDLLRFITKGSKPKSDNSINGDKRMTE; this is translated from the exons ATGCGAACTGT CATCAAGGATCGCATCGGGCTGCGAATGGTGGAGGAGGCCGAGCGTGATGGTATTCTCAAACCTGGCTCAGTCATCATCGAGCCCACCTCGGGGAACACAG GCATCGGTCTGGCGATGGCAGCGGCCATTCGGGGATACCGCTGCATCATCGTGCTGCCGGAGAAGATGAGCCGAGAGAAGGTGGACGTGCTGCGTGCGCTGGGCGCAGAGATTGTGCGCACGCCCACCAGTGCGCGCTACGATTCGCCCGAGTCGCACATCTCGGTCGCCTTCAGCCTCTGCCGCGAAATCCCGGGCGCCGTCATCCTCGATCAG TACCGGAACCCCGGCAACCCCTTGGCGCACTACGACACGACGGCCGAGGAGATCCTGGACCAGTGCGGCGGCCACGTGGACATGGTGGTCATGGGTGCAGGAACCGGCGGCACGGCCACCGGCGTTGCAAGAAAGCTCAAGGAGCGCCTCCCCAACGTTCAG ATTGTGGCCGTTGATCCGCATGGCTCGGAGTTGGCCGTCGATGCTGAGCCCAACGATCCTTCTGTGACGATGTACGAGGTCGAAGGCATCGGCTATGACTTCGTGCCGACAGTCCTCGACAGAAGC CTAATTGACAAGTGGTACAAGTGCAACGACAAGGATTCCTTCCTCATGGCCCGAAAGCTGATCCGACATGAGGGTCTCCTTTGCG GTGGCAGCAGCGGGTCGGCGATGAGCGTGGCCGTGGTGGCGGCCAAGTCCCTGAAGGCTGGCCAGAAGTGCGTAGTAATCCTGCCCGACGGAGTGCGCAACTACATGACCAAGTTCCTCTCGGATGGCTGGATGGCTGAGCGCGGCTTCATCTCGCTCTATTCTGAAATGAGCACGAAGCATTG GTGGTGGAACCAGACGGTGCGTTCTCTGCGGCTGCGCATACCGCTGACAGTGACGCCCGGCGTGAGCTGCCAGGATGCCGTGGAACTCATGAGCGCCGAAGGCATTGACCAGGTCCCCGTCGTCGAGGAAAGCGG agctgTGCTCGGAATGGTCTCACTAGGAAACTTAATGTCTAAGATACTGGCACGGCGTATCGACGCCACGACCCCTGTAGCAAAGGCTGCCTATGACCAGTTCAGAAAG GTAACCCTGGACACGACGCTGGGCGTGCTGTCCACGATGCTCGAACACGGCCACTTCGCCCTGGTCGTCGCGGAGCAAGTGCAAG AAAGCCAGAGAACCAGTGATTCTGCATGGTTGCCGTCTCAGCGCCGTTTTACTCCTCCGTGGTTGCCACGGCCAA TGGCTACAGGTGCGTCAACTACGAAGGAGGTTGTCATTGGCATTGTTACCAACATAGATCTTCTGCGGTTCATCACCAAAGGATCCAAGCCGAAGTCTGACAACAGCATCAACGGTGACAAGAGGATGACGGAGTAA
- the Cbs gene encoding cystathionine beta-synthase isoform X2 — MQACLGECSPQISWTKYCTHETENIVFPDKDSVCAWQLGKSVAESPHQHITRTPKPKVYPDILHHVGETPMVRINRINKEYGLECELLAKCEFFNPGGSIKDRIGLRMVEEAERDGILKPGSVIIEPTSGNTGIGLAMAAAIRGYRCIIVLPEKMSREKVDVLRALGAEIVRTPTSARYDSPESHISVAFSLCREIPGAVILDQYRNPGNPLAHYDTTAEEILDQCGGHVDMVVMGAGTGGTATGVARKLKERLPNVQIVAVDPHGSELAVDAEPNDPSVTMYEVEGIGYDFVPTVLDRSLIDKWYKCNDKDSFLMARKLIRHEGLLCGGSSGSAMSVAVVAAKSLKAGQKCVVILPDGVRNYMTKFLSDGWMAERGFISLYSEMSTKHWWWNQTVRSLRLRIPLTVTPGVSCQDAVELMSAEGIDQVPVVEESGAVLGMVSLGNLMSKILARRIDATTPVAKAAYDQFRKVTLDTTLGVLSTMLEHGHFALVVAEQVQESQRTSDSAWLPSQRRFTPPWLPRPMATGASTTKEVVIGIVTNIDLLRFITKGSKPKSDNSINGDKRMTE; from the exons GCGAGTGCTCGCCACAAATTTCGTGGACCAAATACTGCACTCATGAAACCGAGAACATCGTGTTTCCGGACAAGGACAGCGTCTGCGCCTGGCAGCTGGGAAAGTCAGTCGCAGAATCTCCACACCAACATATCACCAG aacaCCAAAGCCCAAGGTCTACCCAGATATCCTCCATCATGTGGGAGAAACACCAATGGTTCGAATCAACAGAATTAATAAGGAGTATGGCTTGGAATGCGAACTGT TGGCTAAATGCGAGTTCTTCAACCCTGGGGGTAGCATCAAGGATCGCATCGGGCTGCGAATGGTGGAGGAGGCCGAGCGTGATGGTATTCTCAAACCTGGCTCAGTCATCATCGAGCCCACCTCGGGGAACACAG GCATCGGTCTGGCGATGGCAGCGGCCATTCGGGGATACCGCTGCATCATCGTGCTGCCGGAGAAGATGAGCCGAGAGAAGGTGGACGTGCTGCGTGCGCTGGGCGCAGAGATTGTGCGCACGCCCACCAGTGCGCGCTACGATTCGCCCGAGTCGCACATCTCGGTCGCCTTCAGCCTCTGCCGCGAAATCCCGGGCGCCGTCATCCTCGATCAG TACCGGAACCCCGGCAACCCCTTGGCGCACTACGACACGACGGCCGAGGAGATCCTGGACCAGTGCGGCGGCCACGTGGACATGGTGGTCATGGGTGCAGGAACCGGCGGCACGGCCACCGGCGTTGCAAGAAAGCTCAAGGAGCGCCTCCCCAACGTTCAG ATTGTGGCCGTTGATCCGCATGGCTCGGAGTTGGCCGTCGATGCTGAGCCCAACGATCCTTCTGTGACGATGTACGAGGTCGAAGGCATCGGCTATGACTTCGTGCCGACAGTCCTCGACAGAAGC CTAATTGACAAGTGGTACAAGTGCAACGACAAGGATTCCTTCCTCATGGCCCGAAAGCTGATCCGACATGAGGGTCTCCTTTGCG GTGGCAGCAGCGGGTCGGCGATGAGCGTGGCCGTGGTGGCGGCCAAGTCCCTGAAGGCTGGCCAGAAGTGCGTAGTAATCCTGCCCGACGGAGTGCGCAACTACATGACCAAGTTCCTCTCGGATGGCTGGATGGCTGAGCGCGGCTTCATCTCGCTCTATTCTGAAATGAGCACGAAGCATTG GTGGTGGAACCAGACGGTGCGTTCTCTGCGGCTGCGCATACCGCTGACAGTGACGCCCGGCGTGAGCTGCCAGGATGCCGTGGAACTCATGAGCGCCGAAGGCATTGACCAGGTCCCCGTCGTCGAGGAAAGCGG agctgTGCTCGGAATGGTCTCACTAGGAAACTTAATGTCTAAGATACTGGCACGGCGTATCGACGCCACGACCCCTGTAGCAAAGGCTGCCTATGACCAGTTCAGAAAG GTAACCCTGGACACGACGCTGGGCGTGCTGTCCACGATGCTCGAACACGGCCACTTCGCCCTGGTCGTCGCGGAGCAAGTGCAAG AAAGCCAGAGAACCAGTGATTCTGCATGGTTGCCGTCTCAGCGCCGTTTTACTCCTCCGTGGTTGCCACGGCCAA TGGCTACAGGTGCGTCAACTACGAAGGAGGTTGTCATTGGCATTGTTACCAACATAGATCTTCTGCGGTTCATCACCAAAGGATCCAAGCCGAAGTCTGACAACAGCATCAACGGTGACAAGAGGATGACGGAGTAA